TCCTTTGGTTGCCACACTGGCAAGTGTTGCTTCTGCTGTATTAAAGTTCGTTCCAACTCTCAAGGGTTTAAAAGATGCCAAATAGGGGGGAACTTTAAAGTCTCTCAAGCTTAAACACCACAATTGTACTTTTAAATACAGAGGTCAGATTAAAAAATGGAGGGAACAATCATAGAAAGAGAAGTATATTTGTGAACCTGTTCAGTGATTCTCAAGAGTGTTAAAACCAATTGAATTATTTTGATTGAATGGGTTGCGGTCACTTTGGGTGCACATTTTCCTCTGTGAAATTCTTGCATAGATTTTCACATAATTCTGCCCCGAGGGGAGgtaaaaaggagagaaaagccaCAACGAAACTCAAAATCAGATGCAACATCAGTTTAATGATAAAAAGTGAAAGTAGCATTCAgcaaaaataaagggaaaatacTTATTTATGATAGGAAAAGAAGCCACTGAAAacatttcagctgaaagacAGCAAGCAAGACTTCCACCTTTCCTTAATTCCTGAGTAAAGCCCTTCCACTGACTGGTGGCTATTACAGCATTAAACCACGTCAGGGTGAAATGCAAACTCAGAGAACAGGAAATTCTTCAAAAGCAGGACTTTCAAGGATGAAACAGGTTGGCCACATATCCAGGCAGCACCTGACTCCCTCCCTCCTTGTcaggagggctggaggggcCCAAGGCCTCTGGAAAcgctggccagcagctccagcctcagtcGGGCCCCTGGCCTGGGGCTTCCTGGGGGAGGCACTCGCTGGACGTGCGGCCCGGCTCTAGCAGGGCAGGCACCTGCGGCCGCAGTAGCGGCCACCAAGGCCAGAGAGCCCCGAGAGCCCAAAGCCCCCCGAGTTGATGGGCACTCCCTCCTCACTCAGGATGCTGCCCACGGCGGCGGAGGTGGAGGATCCCACGGCGGTGttctgggggaaggagctgaggatggggccgGGCAGGGTGACCACCACGGGCGAGGGCTGGATGACCACGCGGGAGTCCTGGCACTGCCGCACACAGGGCtcgttgcagctgttggccagcggggTGGGGCCGCAGGGCCGGCACAGGTCGTAGCAGGAcatggctgtggctgcaggagcacctggggagagggcagggaaagcagccaCGCAATGAGGGGCACAGGGGGAGACGCTGCTCACAGGAGAAAGAGCAGAGCCCGTGGAGAAGAGACAGtctggagagggaggaaggggagatCCAAGAGCCCTGAGCCCAAAGCGTTCCCTGCAAAGAAATCCCAACATCTCCCACCTCTGCCCAGtgaaaaacaaccacaaaaccCCAGTGAGAGCAGGATCAAGGAGAAAGACTCAAAGAGCACCAGAAAGAAGCAAAGATTCCGTTGAAgcacaaggagaaaaagaagaggaagagaagagtgAGGCCCTTGGAGCTCACCTGTGTCAccaaggagcaggagaaggcaggagggctggatgAGGGATCCTGCTCTTGCTCTGCCTTTTATactgccccacacagccccgGGCCCACGGGCACCCTCAGCACATGGAACGTGTTTACCAAGCTCCTCTCGCATGCAAAACATCCCTATTAGAGAAATGGGGACACTGCaatgctgctttttcatttccctgtgCAGGACATGCCCAGTCAGCCTCCCAGGCTCCTTTCAAGTGCCAGGATTAGAGGCCAAAACGTGTCTGGGGGCGATGCCACGTCAGCAGGGCTGGGTAGTGCAGCCAGGACTGAGGAGTGTCCTACATCCCAAAGAATTCCAGCCCTGGCCCTCCAGGGCAGGTCTTTAAAGTGTTTCCTGATGATGGGGCCAGGGCCCTgaggctccagcctggccatTCCCCTGTGAGGGTCAGCTCTGTCCCTCaccctctccaggctggacattaCTGCTCTGGCCTTGGCAGGTTTGGGGttgccatccctggaggtgtccaagggcaaactggatgtggcactcagtgcccagggctgagtGACAAAGCGGTGATCCGTCATAAGCTGGACTTGATGCTATGGGAGAGCTTTTCCAATTTCTGGGATCCCTTCAGAGGAGGGGCAGTCCTCAGCCCAGTCCCATGGGGCCAATGTCTAGCAAGGAACATGAGTCTGCCCCTGCACATGGAAGTTGTGCCCTGGAGGGGCAGGAACTGGCCCCAGATGGTCAGTGGGACAGTGTCCAGCCGTGGCTGcatcacccagccctgctgacaaatcatttttccctggaaatgttttggCCTCTAATCCTGGCACTTGAAAGGAGCCTGGGAGGCTGACTGGGCATGTCTTGCACAGGGAAATGAAAAGGCAGCGTTGcagggcaaaaataaaaacactaaTTTTTGTAATTGGGATGTTTTGCATGCAAGATGAGCTTGGTAAACACATTCTGTGTGCAAAGACTGTCCCTgggcctggggctgtgtgggacAGTATAAAAGGCAGAGCACAAGTGCAGGTCCCTAATCCACctctcctgccttctcctgctcaGTGAAACAGGTGAGTTCCTTCCtctgtttctatttcttttcctctgtctaTTCTGGCTTCCACTGGAGCTTTACCTTAGTTTCGTTTTCTGGGACAGTTGGTGATCATCTCCATTCTCTGTGCCACACTGGAGGGTGGTGGGAGAAGGTCTTGTCAATGTTTTGGGGGCTCTCTTTGGGACTGCAATTCCTCGTCCTTTCCAtctccctctccaggctgtCCCTCCTCTGCGGACTCTGCTCTTTCTCCTGTGAACAGTGTCTCCCTCTGTGCCTCTCATTGCGtggctgctttccctgccctctccccaggtgctcctgcagccacagccatgTCCTGCTACGACCTGTGCCGGCCCTGCGGCCCCAccccgctggccaacagctgcaacgaGCCCTGTGTGCGGCAGTGCCAGGACTCCCGTGTGGTCATCCAGCCCTCGCCCGTGGTGGTCACCCTGCCCGggcccatcctcagctccttcccccagaaCACCGCCGTGGGATCCTCCACCTCCGCCGCCGTGGGCAGCATCCTCAGCGAGTCTGGGGTCCCCATCAACTCGGGGGGCTTTGGGCTCTCGGGGCTCTCTGGCCTTGGTGGCCGCTACTGCGGCCGCAGGTGCCTGCCCTGCTAGAGCCGGGCCGCACGTCCAGCGAGTGCCTCCCCCAGGAAGCCCCAGGCCAGGGGCCCgactgaggctggagctgctggccagcgTTTCCAGAGGCCTCGGGCCCCCTTGAGGGAGGCAAACGTGGCCAGCTGAGCCTTCTGCCTGTCCTGCTTTCTTCTGCgcctcccctgctctgctggcccaggggctcAGCCCCGAGCCTGGCGCAGGCAGACCACAGTGTGGCCactgctggccagggcagcctggcccAGGGCCGTGCCCACTCCCTGCTTTGTTTCTGTCTGCACACTCAATAAAGTTCATTCTGCATTGAACTGGAGCCTCCTGCAGTTCTTTCCATTTTGGGATCCAGCAAAAGCTGCTGCGTGGGGAGGGCACAAAATTACCATTTTTTGGGGTTGGAATTCACTTCCAGATATGTGGTCCAACCCTCTGCTCAGGTGGAACAACCTTGTGGGAGCTGCTTTAGATGCCAACAACTTCTCGCTGTGTCCAAGGATGGACACCCCACAACCTCCCTGGTCCATGCCTTTCATTGCTCtgtaaaaatatgtttcctgGAACGGCTTCCATAGCTCATGTCCTGCTCAGGACATAATCCCAAGGAGTTATCACTGTTCACTTCTTCTACCACAGcatccccttttccctcctgtcGTTCCTGGACCTGCCAACCATTCTCAGGGGTTCACAGGAGAtgttggggagggggagagcaTCACTAGAGGGTTGAGTTGTTATGGGGTTGGTGATGTAGAGGAGGACAAGGTGCTTCTGCTTCCTCCCACATCTTCTGCTCCCTGACATTCAGGGAATAACAGAATTGTGAGTagccaggttggaagggacccacaaatCATCAGAACCCACTCCTGGCCCTGAcagcccaaaatcccaccctgtgcctaaaaatgttttccaaacacAAAAAGTGACCCTCGTTcttcctggagcaggagaacGGAGGAGTTAGAGACCATTCCTGGGGTGGAATGGAGGGGTCAGAGACCATTCCAAAGATGGATAAAAGTTTGACAAGGAAGTCTCACAGATATGTATgtataacagaaagatctttgaatgCAGAAcctgaagaaggaatagaaatgaaagcCAGTTTCcatatagaagaaaagaattgctgagccagtcGTACTGGATAACTAAGAAGGCAAAGGGCATGTGAGTTGGAAGGGGATTTTATAGCtcagagcaaaggataaatccacctcaaacagAAGATGTTTCTACCAAGCAAAATGATTCTACACGCAAACACGACTGCCTATGTTGCAAGTAGAAAAaatttctcagaattttccactgcaagaaaactgaaaaacaacttctagtTTAAACTGTAACACACTAACTTTTTGTGACTGGAAAATAGTAACATGatgtcacggtgtgacttgggtttgccaattttaaaatttcttttagagataggatttaggaggaaagacaaggcaggcttaaaacttaaaagggtataagaagaaatttattaatagcacaaaaaagaattcagaataagattcctagattgttccctcctcccccttccttcattccgcatttcttaacaacaacatacagaaaacacttcagtcagttatctacttaaataaccatttcagttcactttagagagaaaagttccttttttggtttaggcttaaaggggtgtcttcactttcacagtCTGCATCTGCCTGGACCTACAAAACCATGAATTTCCTCCCatctccacagtccttccagagcggtgctatgggttatgttgCACACTTGGGGTgccacttttaaaggcaagctgctgaaaaacagagTTCTCTTTAtatctttttctattaaatgtctctgtccatatttccagtccTAAAACAGAGAGACccatttcctcaaagcaaaaaggtcttcttttcacttaaacctccccaagtgtatttcacagtttaaacgaattttagtgtagtcacagtTCCCTTTtagccccacaaaaaaggttttcagctactcatcagttgcatcttttcaatctcttcccatcaggaactttatcttcattccactGACTTATGTAGActtcatgctttatttcttctcattcaggggagtTCAGGAGATcaagaatcttatccaggcattaaaagggTTGAAGTTGCATCCAGGACGTGAAGAAGCTAGTCCAGGCCAttgctggaaaaactctgaGCCACATGGATCATTTGGGGCCTCTCTTCTCAGAAcggggcagggggaggaaggaagagccTTTGGTGTCTCTCCAATTCCCCTGGCTCAGCCATGCCATGTGGAGAAGGGAGCcgagctgagcagagccaagCTGAGCcgagcagagcagagccaagcCGAGCCGAGACCTGCCGACCCAGGGCCGGGTTGCGGGGCCATGGCCAGAGGCCGCCGCAGCTCCAGGGAGGCtggaagccgaaagagagcaGCCCACCCCCCGccaatgtgatttatgaaaacaaaacaactctcTCATTGGCCACCTGGGATGCCAACCGCCAAATCAGCCCTCCAACTGGTCCCCAcatcccacaggggaagctcccagagaggggacagcccctccGTTACCTCTGGCAGTTCCGCCCCCCACCCTTCCACGTGGAACCAGGACACATGAATATGGCAATGTTAGTCATTTTGATAGGCTATAGATAATAGTAAAGGTATTGATTGGCTGTTatgtattaaaagaaaagtaTATAATGCATTGCAACCAAAACTAGAGCTGGCTT
This sequence is a window from Oenanthe melanoleuca isolate GR-GAL-2019-014 chromosome 25, OMel1.0, whole genome shotgun sequence. Protein-coding genes within it:
- the LOC130263124 gene encoding feather keratin 1; translation: MSCYDLCRPCGPTPLANSCNEPCVRQCQDSRVVIQPSPVVVTLPGPILSSFPQNTAVGSSTSAAVGSILSEEGVPINSGGFGLSGLSGLGGRYCGRRCLPC
- the LOC130263128 gene encoding feather keratin 1-like, which produces MSCYDLCRPCGPTPLANSCNEPCVRQCQDSRVVIQPSPVVVTLPGPILSSFPQNTAVGSSTSAAVGSILSESGVPINSGGFGLSGLSGLGGRYCGRRCLPC